The genomic interval GGGCGTCCCGGAGAGACGCGCGAACTCCGCCGCCCGCCGAAAGCCCTCCACGTTGCTCCAGATCATCTGCCGCGCATCGGTGACGGTTGTATCGGTGATTGAAGCCAAGTGGAATACCACCTGAAATTCACCTGGCCGAAATCGGCTGAGGAGGTCCAACGACGCGAGATCCTGCGCCACCAAGTCGCCCCGAAACCCAACCAGATTGCTGAACTCGCCGGAGCGGAAATCGTCGATGATGGTGACCCGAATATCCGGGTATCGCCTCTCTAACTCCAGAGCCAGATTCGACCCGATAAAACCGCCGCCACCGGTGATCAGAGCGCTTTCCATGTTTCCTCAGTCAAGCAGGGTTCAGCGTTTAGCTTTAGCTGATGGCTGACCGCTGATAGCCGGACAGCTTCTTGTTTGGCGGAGAGGCCGGGATTCGAACCCGGGGCAGAGTTTCCCCCGCTCACGCTTTCCAGGCGTGCCAGTTAAACCGCTCCTGCACCTCTCCGCGAAGTACGTTTAGAGTTTTGCGTTTCGGGTTTCGGGCCAACGCGAAACTCCAAACTCGAAACTCGGAACCTGCTTGTTTGGGTTGGCGGAGAGGGGGGGATTCGAACCCCCGGAGCAGTTACCCGCTCAGCGGTTTTCGAGACCGCCCGATTCAACCACTCTCGCACCTCTCCGTGAGTTACAGCGATCAGCTTTCAGCCATCAGCTTTAGTGATGGCGGAGAGGCCGGGATTCGAACCCGGGCTGCACCTTTCGGCACAGACTCGCTTAGCAGGCGAGCACCTTCGGCCACTCGGTCACCTCTCCGGTAGAACCAGCGCACAGCTATCAGTTTTTGCTGATGGCTGATTGCTGACAGCTTCCCTGCTTCTTGTTGGCGGAGAGGCCGGGATTCGAACCCGGGCTGCACCTTTCGGCACAGACTCGCTTAGCAGGCGAGCACCTTCGGCCACTCGGTCACCTCTCCGGTAGAACCAGCGCACAGCTTTCAGCGATCAGCTTTCAGCTTTTGCTGATGACTGACCGCTGATAGCCGGACAGCTTCTTGTTGGCGGAGGGGGTAGGATTCGAACCCACGAGGCTTTCACCTAACGGTTTTCAAGACCGCCGCCTTCAACCACTCGGCCACCCCTCCACGGGTTCATCGTTCAGGGTTCGTAGTTTATAGATGATTCCTGTTCTTAAGGCAGATCGTTTTCCGTTCTATGAACTCTGAACCATGAACTATTAACTACTTCCTGATCCGTTCGAGCCCGTCCAGGTAGGGTCGGAGAGCTTCAGGTATGACCACCGTCCCATCCGCCTCCTGGAAGTTCTCCAGGATCGCCAGCCAGGTTCGTCCCGCCGCGACCCCTGATCCGTTCAGCGTATGGACAAACTGCGGCACCGCCTTGGGCGAAGGCCGGTAGCGGATGTTGGCCCGCCTCGCCTGAAACGTCTCACAGTTACTAATCGACGAGACCTCCCGATACGCCCCTTGACTCGGGATCCAGAGTTCAATGTCATAGGTCTTTGCGGCCGCAAACCCCAGGTCGGCCGTGCAGAGGACCACCACCCGGTAAGGCAGGCCCAGTCGCTGAAGGACTGTCTCCGCGTGTCGAGTCATCTCCTCCAACGCGTCATGGGAGCGCTCGGGCTCCGCGAACTTCACCAGCTCCACCTTGTTGAACTGGTGCTGCCGCATGAGACCCCGAGTGTCTTTGCCGTAGGAGCCCGCCTCCCGCCGAAAGCAGGGGGTAGAGGCGACGTAAGACAGGGGCAGCGTTCCGGGCGGCAGGATTTCCTCACGGTGAAGGTTGGTCACCGGGACCTCTGCAGTCGGGATCATGTAGAGCCCCTCGTCCTTGGTCTTGAAGAGATCCTCACCAAACTTGGGGAGTTGGCCCGTCCCGCGCATGGCATCGGCGTTCACCAGCAATGGCGGGAAGATCTCCGTGTAGCCGTGCTCCTTTCCGTGGAGGTCGAGCATGAAACTGATTAGTGCGCGCTCCAGCCTGGCCCCAACTCCCTTGAGGACGGCAAAGCGCGATTGCGCGATTGCGGCCGCCCGTTCGAAGTCCAGGATCCCCAGCGCCTCCCCAAGCTCCCAGTGAGATTTTGGTGCGAAGTCAAACTGGCGCGGTATTCCCCATCGCCTGATTTCAACGTTATCTTCGGCCGATTTCCCGATCGGGACGGAAGCATGCGGGAGGTTGGGGAGAAACAGCGCCGCCTCCTGTAAGAGCTCTTCCTTTTCCTTGAGTTGTTTTTCCAGACCAGTGAGAAGCGGCGCTTCCACGACCACCCGCGCGACAACATCGCTTGTACTTTTACCTTGTCGTTTGAGTTCGGCAACCTCTTTAGACAACTCGTTGCGCCTCTGCCTGAGCCCTTCCACTTCGGCGAGCAGGGCTCGCCGCTCAGCATCGAGCTGAACAAACTCGTCAAGGGTTGAGGGCGCAGCGCCCCTGGCTGCAAGTCGCTCGCGCGTCAGTTCGACATTGTCACGAATAAATCTCAGATCCAGCACGGCATCCCTCGTTCAGAGTTCATGGTTCACAGTCAGGAGAGGAGCTGCCTGTGCTGGTTTTGTCTACGAACTACCAACTATGAACTCATAACGTTGCACTATACCACGCCCCCCGGCATCTCTCAAGCCTCGTCGAGCGGACCCGCTTCCGGTTCCGGTTCGGGCGGGAACTCCGGCCCCTCCGACTCCACCTCGCCCTCTTCGTCGCTCACCAGCCGCGTCACTGCGGCCACGCGATCGCTGGGCGTGAGCCCCTGGAGCCGCACCCCTTGGGTCGCCCTGCCGATGAGGCTGATCTCGTCCACCCGCATCCGCGTAATCTTTCCTTCCTGAGAGATCATCATGATCTGATCGCCGGGCTGTACCTGCATCACCCCGACCGCCGGGCCGTTTCTTTCGGTGGTCCGAATGTTGATGATCCCTTTGCCGCCTCGGCCCTGCAGCCGGTACTCTTCGTGCTCGGTCCGCTTGCCATAACCGTGCTCGGTCACCGTAAGGACTGCCGCTCCCGGGGCCACCACCTCGGCCCCGACCACCGCATCGCCCTCCTCAAGGGAGATCCCGATGACGCCTCGGGCCGCCCGGCCCACCGACCTGGCCTCTTCCTCTTTGAACCGGATCGCCATCCCCCGTCTAGTCCCGAGCAGAACCTCGTCGTCTCCCTTGGTCATGCGGACCGCGATCAACTCGTCCCCTTCATCCAGCGTAATCGCGATGATGCCCCCCGCGCGCGGGTTGCCATACGCGTTGAGCTCGGTCTTCTTGATGATCCCGCGCTTGGTTGCCATCAGAAGGTAGCGATCAACCTCAAACTGGCGGATCGGAATTACGGTCGTCATCGTTTCGCCGGCTCCGAGTTGCAGGAAGTTGACGAGGGCCTTGCCCTTTGCGGCCCGTCCGAGCTGGGGCAGCTCGTGGACCTTGAGCCAGTGCACCCTCCCCTGGTTGGTGAAGAGGAGGATGTAGCTGTGGGTGGTGGCGACGAAGAGGTGCTCCACGTAGTCCTCTTCCTTGGTCGCCATGCCGGTCGTCCCCTTACCGCCTCGACGCTGGCTCCGGTAGACGTTGAGATTGCTCCGCTTGATATAGCCGCCATGCGTAATGGTGATCACCATCTCCTCATCGGCCAGCATGTCCTCCAGCTCGATGTCGGCGGTCTCTTCCAGGATTTCCGTGCGGCGCGGGTCCCCATACGTTTCCTTCACGACCAGCAGTTCATCTTTGACGATCTGGCGAACCAGGGCATCGCTGGCCAGGATGCTTCGGAGACGCTCGATCGTGGCGAGGATCTCGCTGTACTCGTCCTGGATCTTCTGCCGCTCAAGCTGTGTCAGGCGCTGCAGGCGAAGATCGAGGATTGCCTGGGCCTGGATCTGGCTCATCCCGAACTGGTCCATCAGGCCGGTGCGAGCGTCGTCCACCGACCGGGACCGGCGGATGAGGGCGATGACCGCGTCCAGATGGTCTAACGCGATCCGGTACCCCTCTAAAATGTGGGCCCGCTCTTCGGCTTTCCGGAGGTCGAAGCGCGTCCTGCGAATGACGATGGTCTTCCGGTGCTCGATAAAGTGATGGAGCATCTCCTTCAGCGTCAGCACCTTCGGCTGGTTGTTCACAAGGGCCAGCATGATGACACCGAAGGTTGATTGCATCGGGGTGTGCTTGTAGAGCTGGTTCAGGATCGGCGGGGCCATCTGGTCCTTTTTGAGCTCGATGAAGATCCGCATCCCCTCGCGATCCGACTCGTCCCGTAGATCCGAAATCCCCTCGATCTTCCTGTTCCGAACCAACTCGGCGATCCGCTCGATCAGCTTGGCTTTGTTCACCTGGTACGGGAGCGCCGAGACAATGATGCTCTCCCGGCCGCCCCTGCCCTTCTCCACAAACGCCTTCGCACGCATCCGGATCAGGCCTCGGCCCGTCGTGTAGGCATCCCGGATCCCCTGCCTGCCGTGGATGTACGCGGCCGTTGGAAAGTCTGGTCCAGGCAGCACCTCCATAAGCCGATCCAGCGTCACCTCGGGATCATCGAGCTGTAGCAGGAGGGCGTCCACGGTTTCGCCAAGATTGTGGGGCGGGATGTTGGTGGCCATCCCGACTGCGATCCCGGAAGAGCCATTGACGAGCAGGTTTGGAAGGGCCGCCGGCAGGAGCGTTGGCTCTTGAAGCGTGTCGTCAAAGTTGGGAGCCCGGTCCACCGTCTCCTTGTCGATGTCCCGGAGCATCTCCTGAGCGATCCTGGCAAGGCGAACCTCCGTATATCGCATCGCCGCCGGCGCGTCGCCATCTACTGAGCCGAAGTTTCCCTGGCCGTCGATGAGGGGGTACCGCATCGAGAAGTCCTGGACCAGACGAACGAGGGTGTCGTAGACTGCCGTGTCGCCATGCGGGTGGTACTTGCCCAAGACCTCACCTACGACGCGGGCCGCCTTCTTGTATGGGCGGTTAAAGGGGAGTCCCAGCTCCTGCATGGCGTACAGGACCCTGCGGTGCACCGGCTTCAACCCGTCCCGTACGTCAGGTAGGGCCCGGCCGATGATCACGCTCATGGCGTAGTCCATGTACGACCGGCGCATCTCCTCGTGGATGTCGGTCGGCCTCACCTCGCCAATTCGGCTTAGCGCGCCTTGTTGTTCGTCAGGCATTCACTCCTCCACGAGCCACACAATGAACTACCCCGCAGCAAGCTACGGGGTAGCGTCTTCTGTTCTGGCCCGTCATTCCGTGCTTGACACGGAATCCAGTCGGGCCTGCTTGATACCGGTGCCTGCCCCGGACCCAGATCCGGGGTCCGCCGGTATGACGAACTCGCGGCAAGCCGCGGGTATCGCCTCTCGACGAGAAAATAAATGGCCCGATCGCCGGGCCTCCACGCGATGGCAGCTTAGCATTGATAGTTCATGGTTCATAGTTCATGGTAAACCAACCCGATTCTGCCGGTAACCAAGGGTCGCCCTTCGTCCATGAACCCTGAACTATGAACTCCGAACTAGATATCCAGGCTGCTTACCTCTGTCGCGTGCCTCTCAATAAATTGCCGCCGCGGCTCCACCTGGTCGCCCATCAGGGTGGTGAAAATCTGCTCTGCGGCGACCGCATCCTCAACCGCCACCCGCAGCAGCGTCCGGGTCTCGGGGTTCATGGTGGTTCTCCAAAGCTGCTCAGGGTTCATTTCTCCCAGACCCTTATAGCGCTGGACCGCCAACCCCTTCTTGGCCAGCTCCATACTCTTGCCGAGCAGGTCGCTCCAAGACTCCACGGAGGTGCTTTCCCCCTCCGCCGCCACGGTAAACGGGGGCATCCCGAGCCCAGCGAGCGCGGCGGCTGCGGTCTCTAGCTCTCGGTACTCCGGCGATCCGATGAGCCCACGATCTATGACTGCGACGCTTCGCTGCCCTTGGCCGTTGCTACCAAAGGACAGGTGGATTCGACATTCCTCCTGCTCTTCATCCCACTCCACTCTTCCCTCGGCCGGGCCTAGTCGCTCTGCCTGGGCCATCAGCGCCACCAGCAGCCGATCCAGAAGCTGGCGCGCTTTATCCTCGTCCTTCAGAGTTCCCCTGGGCACACCACCCAACTGCACCAAGGCCACCACCACGCCAGGGTGACGCCCCCGCCGCTCCATCGCCCGGAGACAGTGCTGCCAGGTAATGAGTTTTCGCATCATGCCATGGAGCCGCTGTCCGGTCCAGGCCGTTCCACCGTTGCTGCCCTCTACTCGGAGCGAGTCGGCGACCGCCTCCAGGAGGAACTCCTCCATCGCCCGATCGTCCTTCAAGTACCGCTCAACCTTCCCCTTCTTCACCTTATACAGGGGTGGTTGCGCGATGTACAAATGGCCCCCCTCGACGACCTGGCGAAGGTGTCGGAAGAAGAAGGTCAGCAGCAGCGTCCGGATGTGCTCCCCATCCACGTCGGCATCGGTCATGATGATGATCCTGTGATAACGCAGCCGGCCGATGTCGAATTCTGGGTCGATCCCAGCCCCGATGGCCGAGATGAGGATCCTGATCTGCGCCGAGGAAAGCATCTTGTCGGCCCGCGCTCGCTCGGTATTCAGGATCTTGCCCCTGAGCGGCAGGATGGCCTGGAACCTCCGATCGCGCCCCTGCTTCGCCGAGCCGCCGGCCGAATCTCCCTCGACGATGTACATCTCGCAGAGGGCAGGGTTTTTCTCCGAGCAGTCCGCCAGCTTTCCCGGCAGATCATCGCTCTCGAGCGGGCCCTTCCTGCGAGCCAACTCCTTTGCCTTGCGGGCCGCCTCGCGCGCGCGGGCCGCCTCGGTCGCCTTCTCAATGATTTGCCGGCCAATCGCCGGGTTCTCTTCCAGATATTCTGCCAGCTTCTCGTTGATGATGGTTTCGACCAGGCCCTTCATGTCGGGATTGTTCAGGCGAGCCTTGGTCTGCCCCTCAAATTGGGGATTGGGAAGCTTCACGCTGATGACGGCGGTTAGCCCCTCACGGATGTCGTCGCCGGTCAGCGTCGCCTTCAAGTTCTTCAGCAGGTCGTGCGATGTCGCATAGCTGTTAATCGTCCTGGTCAGGGCCGATCGGAATCCGATCAGGTGCGTGCCGCCGTCATGGGTATTGATGTTGTTGGCAAAGGAGAAGACCGTCTCGCTGTACCCATCGTTATACTGGATGGCCACTTCCACGACGGTCGCATCACGCTGGGCTTCGATGTGGATCGGCTTAAGGGGAACACAGGTTTTGTTCTCGTTGAGCAGCTCAACGAACGACCTGATACCCCCCGTGTAGTAGAACTCCCGCGCCTCGTTAATCCGCTCATCGGCTAGCCGAATGCGTAGACCCTTGTTGAGAAACGCCAGCTCGCGCAGGCGATTGCTGAGGGTGTCCAGGCTAAACGTCCGGTCTTCGAAGATCTCATGGTCGGGAACGAACGTCACGCGGGTTCCGGTCCTCCGAGCCTTGCCAACCTCTTCAAGGTCGCCCGTCGGCTTACCGCGCTCATACTGTTGCTGATACCGCTTGCCACCGCGCCAGATTTCGACCTCGAGCCGCTCCGCGAGCGCATTCACCACGGAGAGGCCGACGCCATGCAAACCGCCCGACACCTTATAAGCCGAATTGTCAAACTTACCTCCAGCATGAAGGGTGGTCATCACCACCTCCAGGGCTGGTCGGCCGGTTCGCTCGTGGATATCGACCGGGATACCGCGCCCGTTATCTACGACGGTGATGCTGTTGTCGGAATGAACTGTGACATCCACCTGGTCGCAGAATCCAACGAGCGCCTCGTCCACGCTGTTGTCTACAACTTCGTACACCAGGTGATGGAGCCCATCGAGCCCGGTGCTGCCAATGTACATCGCGGGGCGCTTCCGTACTGCCTCGAGGCCCTCGAGGACCTGGATCTGGGAGGCATCGTAGGCGTCTGGCGGGTGGCCGCCGATCGAGAGAGGGGCCGTCGACGGCGTGAAGCTCGCGTCTCTCGCTTCCTGGTCAGCGGCGTCGTTATTGAGATCCTTCAGTTCTCTACTCATGCTCCCCTTATTGTCCACTGAACGTTAGATCCTCATCGGCATAATCACGCAAGTGTAGCGCTTGTCGTCTTTTCCGGCAAACAGTGCCGGGCTGAGCGGATCCTGCAACCGGATCGTCGCCTGCTCGGTTGTGAGTACGCCCAGGAAGTCCAGGATGTACCGTGCGTTAAACCCTGTACTCATCTCTTCGTGCTGATACTCGACGTCGAGGCGTTCTCGCGCCTCTCCAAGGTCGAGATTCACGCAACTAAGGAGGAGTTTTCCGGGGGTGAGCTTCATTGTTGTGGGGAGGGCACGCTCGCCCAAGACGGTGGAGGTCCGGCGAAGCCCGGCCAAGAACGCCTCACGGTTTACTGTGACCTCTTTTGTTGCGTTTGCGGGGATGACCTGTTCGTAGTTAGGAAACTGTCCCTCGATGAGGCGCGCATCAATCAGGGTATCGTCGGTATGGAGTAGGAGATGGTTCTCTGAGATCTCAACTGTGATCTCGCCGGGTTCTTCTCGCAATAGTTTGAGCGTCTCTGCCGCGGCCTTCCGTGGGATAATTGCCTCCATTGGGCTACCATCTTTTAACACGTCACAGTCTATGGTGGTCATGGCGAGCCGATGACCGTCGGTGGCCACCATCCGGA from Candidatus Methylomirabilis limnetica carries:
- the gyrA gene encoding DNA gyrase subunit A — protein: MPDEQQGALSRIGEVRPTDIHEEMRRSYMDYAMSVIIGRALPDVRDGLKPVHRRVLYAMQELGLPFNRPYKKAARVVGEVLGKYHPHGDTAVYDTLVRLVQDFSMRYPLIDGQGNFGSVDGDAPAAMRYTEVRLARIAQEMLRDIDKETVDRAPNFDDTLQEPTLLPAALPNLLVNGSSGIAVGMATNIPPHNLGETVDALLLQLDDPEVTLDRLMEVLPGPDFPTAAYIHGRQGIRDAYTTGRGLIRMRAKAFVEKGRGGRESIIVSALPYQVNKAKLIERIAELVRNRKIEGISDLRDESDREGMRIFIELKKDQMAPPILNQLYKHTPMQSTFGVIMLALVNNQPKVLTLKEMLHHFIEHRKTIVIRRTRFDLRKAEERAHILEGYRIALDHLDAVIALIRRSRSVDDARTGLMDQFGMSQIQAQAILDLRLQRLTQLERQKIQDEYSEILATIERLRSILASDALVRQIVKDELLVVKETYGDPRRTEILEETADIELEDMLADEEMVITITHGGYIKRSNLNVYRSQRRGGKGTTGMATKEEDYVEHLFVATTHSYILLFTNQGRVHWLKVHELPQLGRAAKGKALVNFLQLGAGETMTTVIPIRQFEVDRYLLMATKRGIIKKTELNAYGNPRAGGIIAITLDEGDELIAVRMTKGDDEVLLGTRRGMAIRFKEEEARSVGRAARGVIGISLEEGDAVVGAEVVAPGAAVLTVTEHGYGKRTEHEEYRLQGRGGKGIINIRTTERNGPAVGVMQVQPGDQIMMISQEGKITRMRVDEISLIGRATQGVRLQGLTPSDRVAAVTRLVSDEEGEVESEGPEFPPEPEPEAGPLDEA
- the gyrB gene encoding DNA topoisomerase (ATP-hydrolyzing) subunit B, with translation MSRELKDLNNDAADQEARDASFTPSTAPLSIGGHPPDAYDASQIQVLEGLEAVRKRPAMYIGSTGLDGLHHLVYEVVDNSVDEALVGFCDQVDVTVHSDNSITVVDNGRGIPVDIHERTGRPALEVVMTTLHAGGKFDNSAYKVSGGLHGVGLSVVNALAERLEVEIWRGGKRYQQQYERGKPTGDLEEVGKARRTGTRVTFVPDHEIFEDRTFSLDTLSNRLRELAFLNKGLRIRLADERINEAREFYYTGGIRSFVELLNENKTCVPLKPIHIEAQRDATVVEVAIQYNDGYSETVFSFANNINTHDGGTHLIGFRSALTRTINSYATSHDLLKNLKATLTGDDIREGLTAVISVKLPNPQFEGQTKARLNNPDMKGLVETIINEKLAEYLEENPAIGRQIIEKATEAARAREAARKAKELARRKGPLESDDLPGKLADCSEKNPALCEMYIVEGDSAGGSAKQGRDRRFQAILPLRGKILNTERARADKMLSSAQIRILISAIGAGIDPEFDIGRLRYHRIIIMTDADVDGEHIRTLLLTFFFRHLRQVVEGGHLYIAQPPLYKVKKGKVERYLKDDRAMEEFLLEAVADSLRVEGSNGGTAWTGQRLHGMMRKLITWQHCLRAMERRGRHPGVVVALVQLGGVPRGTLKDEDKARQLLDRLLVALMAQAERLGPAEGRVEWDEEQEECRIHLSFGSNGQGQRSVAVIDRGLIGSPEYRELETAAAALAGLGMPPFTVAAEGESTSVESWSDLLGKSMELAKKGLAVQRYKGLGEMNPEQLWRTTMNPETRTLLRVAVEDAVAAEQIFTTLMGDQVEPRRQFIERHATEVSSLDI
- the dnaN gene encoding DNA polymerase III subunit beta, which codes for MHIKVLRDDLLNGVGPIQAVVETKRSLPILSHLLLETSPPCLSVFGTDLDVGVRKRVPAQVLKEGSIALSARKLYEIVRELPATSVDLTVDADLTATITCGSSEFRIKGLSRDDFPVMREPKQKGIVLDRRLFRDMIRRTLFAVSYDQTRYTLNGILFRVTPTDVRMVATDGHRLAMTTIDCDVLKDGSPMEAIIPRKAAAETLKLLREEPGEITVEISENHLLLHTDDTLIDARLIEGQFPNYEQVIPANATKEVTVNREAFLAGLRRTSTVLGERALPTTMKLTPGKLLLSCVNLDLGEARERLDVEYQHEEMSTGFNARYILDFLGVLTTEQATIRLQDPLSPALFAGKDDKRYTCVIMPMRI
- the serS gene encoding serine--tRNA ligase; translation: MLDLRFIRDNVELTRERLAARGAAPSTLDEFVQLDAERRALLAEVEGLRQRRNELSKEVAELKRQGKSTSDVVARVVVEAPLLTGLEKQLKEKEELLQEAALFLPNLPHASVPIGKSAEDNVEIRRWGIPRQFDFAPKSHWELGEALGILDFERAAAIAQSRFAVLKGVGARLERALISFMLDLHGKEHGYTEIFPPLLVNADAMRGTGQLPKFGEDLFKTKDEGLYMIPTAEVPVTNLHREEILPPGTLPLSYVASTPCFRREAGSYGKDTRGLMRQHQFNKVELVKFAEPERSHDALEEMTRHAETVLQRLGLPYRVVVLCTADLGFAAAKTYDIELWIPSQGAYREVSSISNCETFQARRANIRYRPSPKAVPQFVHTLNGSGVAAGRTWLAILENFQEADGTVVIPEALRPYLDGLERIRK